In Thiospirochaeta perfilievii, a single window of DNA contains:
- a CDS encoding SufE family protein, translating into MIEDRINNILEDLNMFDDDIDKYEYIVDVGKNLPNLDESLQRDEFLVKGCTSKVWLIAEYSNGVINLKADSNSVIVKGLASILITVFQDLEPEEIVNYNIDGLEKLGLTEIISPTRQNGVYHMVNKIKHYAELYKE; encoded by the coding sequence ATGATCGAAGATAGAATAAATAATATATTAGAAGACCTAAACATGTTTGATGATGATATAGATAAGTATGAATATATTGTAGATGTTGGTAAAAATCTCCCTAATCTGGATGAGTCACTACAAAGGGATGAGTTTCTAGTTAAGGGCTGTACATCTAAAGTCTGGTTAATTGCAGAGTACAGTAATGGAGTTATTAATCTAAAAGCTGATAGTAACTCTGTAATTGTTAAAGGTTTAGCATCTATATTAATAACGGTTTTTCAGGATTTAGAACCAGAAGAGATTGTAAATTATAATATTGATGGTTTAGAAAAGTTAGGTTTAACAGAGATAATAAGTCCAACACGGCAAAATGGTGTTTATCATATGGTTAATAAGATAAAGCACTATGCAGAACTTTATAAGGAATAG
- a CDS encoding queuosine precursor transporter, producing MNNLLIFLLFALFNFALIALAFRFFGKKGILGYIILSVIAANLQVNKGVIFNFGLFELEATLGNVMFAGIFLATDLLNEKYGYKNARNAVHISIFANISFILIMFVSTLFKGLDYSSDYNSALELFFSINGGTFKAVLVGNIVYFISQSIDVFVYAKIKSWNSSTKTLWIRNNGSTFISQLVDSVLVTIGFALAGIFPFDIIGSIIITTLVVKYMAAIIDTPFLYLMNLIQPKDLLKKEKIAA from the coding sequence ATGAATAATTTATTAATTTTTCTATTATTTGCACTGTTTAACTTTGCATTAATAGCTTTAGCTTTCCGTTTTTTTGGGAAGAAGGGTATACTTGGATACATAATCCTAAGTGTTATAGCAGCAAATCTACAGGTTAACAAAGGTGTTATTTTCAACTTTGGCCTGTTTGAATTAGAAGCAACATTAGGGAATGTAATGTTTGCAGGTATTTTTCTTGCTACAGACCTTCTAAATGAAAAATACGGATATAAAAATGCTAGAAATGCAGTACATATATCAATATTTGCAAATATTTCATTTATACTAATTATGTTTGTTTCTACACTATTTAAAGGTTTAGACTACAGTTCTGATTACAATAGTGCTCTAGAGCTATTTTTCTCTATAAACGGGGGAACATTCAAAGCTGTATTAGTTGGAAATATTGTATACTTTATAAGTCAGAGTATAGACGTATTTGTCTATGCTAAAATAAAGTCATGGAATAGCTCAACCAAGACCTTGTGGATTAGAAATAATGGTTCTACATTTATTTCCCAACTAGTAGATTCAGTATTAGTTACAATTGGTTTTGCATTAGCTGGAATATTCCCCTTTGATATAATTGGATCAATTATTATAACAACTCTTGTAGTTAAATATATGGCTGCAATAATTGATACTCCATTTTTATATTTAATGAATCTAATACAACCTAAGGATCTTTTGAAAAAAGAGAAAATAGCAGCATAA
- a CDS encoding TerB family tellurite resistance protein, translated as MGWYGKIAGATIGFIIGGPLGAAGGAFIGHKLLDNDNNLSHHEEVQANYFVALFSMLGKMAKADGIVTSDEVRAVEYVISNRLRLNSEQRSFAIKVFNEAKDSSYSFENFANNFYKINSNQPNLLFFMLNTLFEVAKADGQLHEKEEELLKLAKSIFKISDHDYNNLKTQHFPRLESEKHYATLNCTPKDSDQTIKSSYRKLVQDFHPDKIQNKGLPEEFSQYAKVKFQEIQDAYDYIRKERNF; from the coding sequence ATGGGTTGGTATGGAAAAATAGCAGGGGCTACAATAGGTTTTATTATTGGAGGGCCCCTAGGTGCTGCGGGAGGTGCTTTTATAGGGCATAAGTTATTAGATAATGATAATAACTTATCCCACCATGAAGAGGTTCAGGCGAATTATTTTGTTGCCCTATTCTCAATGTTAGGTAAAATGGCTAAGGCAGATGGAATAGTAACATCTGATGAGGTAAGAGCGGTAGAATATGTAATATCCAATAGGTTGCGACTTAATAGTGAACAGAGAAGTTTTGCTATAAAAGTATTTAATGAGGCAAAAGACAGTAGTTATTCATTTGAGAATTTTGCAAATAATTTCTACAAAATTAACTCTAATCAACCTAATCTACTATTTTTTATGTTAAATACTCTTTTTGAAGTGGCAAAAGCAGATGGACAACTTCATGAAAAGGAAGAGGAACTATTAAAATTAGCAAAGAGTATTTTTAAAATATCAGATCATGACTACAACAATTTAAAAACCCAACACTTTCCAAGATTAGAGTCGGAAAAACATTATGCAACACTAAATTGTACACCTAAAGATAGTGATCAAACAATAAAGTCTAGTTACAGAAAGTTAGTACAGGATTTTCACCCAGATAAAATTCAAAACAAGGGACTGCCTGAGGAGTTTAGTCAGTATGCCAAGGTTAAATTCCAAGAGATTCAGGATGCCTACGACTATATTAGAAAGGAGCGAAACTTTTAA
- a CDS encoding radical SAM protein, whose product MIRYSRITNKIKREIVLLKGKPCKWGKCSFCDYIEDNSTDEDLNDKINFDILSNITGEYGVLEVINSGNVFELSQKTLNYIKEIIVDKKIDTLFFEAHWIYRKRVKYMRDFFGVKCIVKTGLESFNQDFRERILLKGFDYKNIDEIKEYFDSVCLMVGIQGQSKEMIINDIELARNNFNHFTINIFVENSTNIKPDNKLISWFQSEYKWLDSEQKCDVLWVNTDFGVGD is encoded by the coding sequence ATGATAAGGTACAGCAGAATAACTAATAAAATAAAAAGAGAGATTGTTTTGTTAAAGGGGAAACCATGTAAGTGGGGTAAGTGTAGTTTTTGTGACTATATTGAGGATAACTCAACAGATGAAGACCTAAATGATAAAATAAACTTTGATATTTTATCAAATATTACTGGAGAGTATGGGGTTTTAGAAGTTATAAACTCTGGTAATGTTTTTGAACTATCTCAAAAGACCCTTAATTATATAAAAGAAATAATAGTAGATAAAAAAATTGATACACTTTTCTTTGAAGCCCACTGGATATATAGGAAAAGAGTAAAGTATATGAGGGACTTTTTTGGAGTAAAATGTATTGTCAAAACTGGACTCGAGAGTTTTAATCAAGATTTTAGGGAGAGGATACTCTTAAAGGGTTTTGATTATAAAAATATAGATGAGATAAAAGAGTATTTTGATTCTGTATGCCTAATGGTTGGAATTCAGGGGCAAAGCAAAGAGATGATAATAAATGATATAGAGTTAGCCCGAAATAATTTTAATCATTTTACTATAAATATCTTTGTTGAAAACTCTACAAATATTAAACCCGATAATAAGCTTATAAGTTGGTTTCAGAGTGAGTATAAGTGGTTAGACAGTGAACAAAAATGTGATGTCCTCTGGGTCAATACTGATTTTGGAGTTGGAGATTAA
- a CDS encoding metal-sulfur cluster assembly factor, producing MELMEEVITKLKRIYDPEIPVDIYNLGLIYNIDFEACRNGLYCNILMTFTSPNCPVADFILDSIRRSLITIEEIYRVEIEVTFDPPWDRSKISQEGQEIFEMENVDMN from the coding sequence ATGGAACTAATGGAAGAGGTTATTACTAAGTTAAAAAGAATATACGACCCAGAGATTCCTGTAGATATATATAACTTAGGGTTAATATATAATATAGATTTTGAGGCTTGCAGAAACGGATTATACTGCAATATTTTAATGACATTTACATCACCAAACTGTCCTGTTGCAGACTTTATACTTGATAGTATAAGAAGATCCCTAATTACAATAGAAGAGATCTATAGGGTAGAAATAGAAGTAACATTTGACCCCCCTTGGGACAGAAGTAAAATTAGCCAAGAGGGGCAGGAGATATTTGAGATGGAAAATGTTGATATGAACTAG